A stretch of Labrus mixtus chromosome 7, fLabMix1.1, whole genome shotgun sequence DNA encodes these proteins:
- the vgll4b gene encoding transcription cofactor vestigial-like protein 4b isoform X1 has product MLLTKMDLLNYQYLDKMNNNIGILCYEGEAALRSDPRLQSLSLSSSSSSSSSSSSSSSSSSSLCSHRTGPPPISPTKRKLSGDQGDSDMDDNEHVAKMSRLFAAQLKPNGDYRSSPLSKDRSRSPIERVVVPSALGVHGNHLYSHAHHHHHHHLASLGMDQPLALTKNSMVVESARSSTAVMASVPHTVSTVERQQNRPSVITCAPANNRNCNLSHCPVSHNGCSSLANNYRRINTNTACDPVIEEHFRRSLGKNYKQPEPTATNSVSITGSVDDHFAKALGETWLQIKNKGSPSSSGSSPNSSPDSRMVNHNHSPSVVS; this is encoded by the exons ATGCTTCTAACGAAAATGGACCTGTTGAACTACCAGTACCTGgacaaaatgaacaacaataTTGGCATTCTCTGCTATGAAG GTGAAGCAGCTTTGAGGAGCGATCCCAGACTCCAGTCCCTTTCTCtatcctcatcttcctcctcctcatcgtcatcctcctcctcttcttcatcctcctcctccctttgcAGCCACAGGACAGGTCCTCCTCCCATCAGCCCGACAAAGAGGAAGCTGAGCGGGGACCAGGGGGACAGCGACATGGACGACAATGAACATGTGGCCAAGATGAGCCGACTGTTTGCTGCACAGCT GAAACCTAATGGAGATTACCGCAGCTCTCCCCTCTCCAAGGACCGCAGCCGAAGCCCCATCGAGCGTGTGGTGGTGCCCAGTGCGCTGGGAGTCCATGGCAACCACCTGTACAGCCAcgcccaccaccaccaccatcaccacctgGCCAGCTTAGGCATGGACCAGCCACTGGCACTCACCAAAAACAGCATGGTGGTGGAGTCTGCACgcagcagcacagcagtgaTGGCCTCAGTTCCGCACACAGTCAGCACCGTGGAGCGCCAGCAG AATCGTCCGTCAGTAATTACATGCGCTCCAGCCAACAACCGCAACTGCAACCTGTCTCACTGTCCTGTTTCCCACAACGGCTGCTCAAGTCTCGCCAACAACTACAGGAGAATCAACA CTAACACAGCCTGTGACCCAGTGATCGAAGAGCATTTCCGCCGCAGTCTTGGAAAGAACTACAAGCAGCCCGAGCCTACTGCCACCAACTCTGTGTCCATCACGGGCTCAGTGGACGACCACTTCGCCAAGGCCCTAGGCGAGACCTGGCTGCAGATTAAAAACAAGGGGAGTCCCTCATCTTCGGGTAGCAGCCCAAACTCCTCCCCCGACAGTCGCATGGTCAATCACAACCATTCCCCTTCTGTGGTCTCCTGA
- the vgll4b gene encoding transcription cofactor vestigial-like protein 4b isoform X2 translates to METPLDVLSRAASFVHANEEESEAALRSDPRLQSLSLSSSSSSSSSSSSSSSSSSSLCSHRTGPPPISPTKRKLSGDQGDSDMDDNEHVAKMSRLFAAQLKPNGDYRSSPLSKDRSRSPIERVVVPSALGVHGNHLYSHAHHHHHHHLASLGMDQPLALTKNSMVVESARSSTAVMASVPHTVSTVERQQNRPSVITCAPANNRNCNLSHCPVSHNGCSSLANNYRRINTNTACDPVIEEHFRRSLGKNYKQPEPTATNSVSITGSVDDHFAKALGETWLQIKNKGSPSSSGSSPNSSPDSRMVNHNHSPSVVS, encoded by the exons GTGAAGCAGCTTTGAGGAGCGATCCCAGACTCCAGTCCCTTTCTCtatcctcatcttcctcctcctcatcgtcatcctcctcctcttcttcatcctcctcctccctttgcAGCCACAGGACAGGTCCTCCTCCCATCAGCCCGACAAAGAGGAAGCTGAGCGGGGACCAGGGGGACAGCGACATGGACGACAATGAACATGTGGCCAAGATGAGCCGACTGTTTGCTGCACAGCT GAAACCTAATGGAGATTACCGCAGCTCTCCCCTCTCCAAGGACCGCAGCCGAAGCCCCATCGAGCGTGTGGTGGTGCCCAGTGCGCTGGGAGTCCATGGCAACCACCTGTACAGCCAcgcccaccaccaccaccatcaccacctgGCCAGCTTAGGCATGGACCAGCCACTGGCACTCACCAAAAACAGCATGGTGGTGGAGTCTGCACgcagcagcacagcagtgaTGGCCTCAGTTCCGCACACAGTCAGCACCGTGGAGCGCCAGCAG AATCGTCCGTCAGTAATTACATGCGCTCCAGCCAACAACCGCAACTGCAACCTGTCTCACTGTCCTGTTTCCCACAACGGCTGCTCAAGTCTCGCCAACAACTACAGGAGAATCAACA CTAACACAGCCTGTGACCCAGTGATCGAAGAGCATTTCCGCCGCAGTCTTGGAAAGAACTACAAGCAGCCCGAGCCTACTGCCACCAACTCTGTGTCCATCACGGGCTCAGTGGACGACCACTTCGCCAAGGCCCTAGGCGAGACCTGGCTGCAGATTAAAAACAAGGGGAGTCCCTCATCTTCGGGTAGCAGCCCAAACTCCTCCCCCGACAGTCGCATGGTCAATCACAACCATTCCCCTTCTGTGGTCTCCTGA